The DNA window ctgtgacacATGCTAGAAGTTCTCCAGGTATTTTCACTCATTGTTAATTTCCcagttttgtgattttagtCAGTTTACTATGAATAAGTGTGCATAGATTTCACTTGGTGATGAGTTGaataatgtgtaattttttttttttttttgtctaattaGTGAAACACTCTGCTTTGATAGCTAACTCAGTGAATACCTCTATGTCTTGCAGTGTTTTAATATATGTTTATAGTGAGTCCCACCCATGTATTTTCTTAgttttgataataaaataacacatcTCCTGTCACTTTCATGACACAGTTTGCTGTTCTTTCATCCACAACTTCACACCGCTGTGAAACTATAGACCCTTGTTTATATCataatttatcattatttaGATAGCAGACTTTACCATAGACCTCCACGGTGCAAGACGTTGTAGCATCTCCAGCGTCGCAGGTGTAAATCCCAGAATCACTGACATTACACTTCACGATCTGAAGAAATCTTTTCCTTCCCATTGCATAAATGCGCAAGTCCTTGCCTGGTTTCACCTCAACCCcattctgaaaatgattttttttaaaaagtacaatttatCATCACCAAACACCTGAAATTGTCCATTTTTGAGTGGTTCTTTATTGTTCCACATtcaaaaactcaaactcaacacTTGGtccaaaatgttcaaatgtctggttgactttttttcacaaaagcTTTGGCTGTTCATCAGGCGTCTTATGTTTGTTATCTTCAATGTGTCCATAAGAGGGTGTTGTTGgttataaagagaaaaacaaaaattcaacaCTTGCCTTCATCCATTTTACATCAACATTATGTCTTGACAGCTCACACTCAATAGAGATTACTGCCCCGTCAGGGAATCTCTGGTCTTCCAGTTTTCTGAAAATTGTGACCGGTGGCTCTGGTGAGGAAAAAGCATGATAAGTTaggcaaacacaacaaagtatCGCCATAAAACAAATCCAAGTGTATAcattgttgctttaaatttAAGGAAGCCTATATAGTGAAGTTATGTAGACTAATTCATCgtgatgacattttcatccgATCGTCATCCTCAGCTTTTCAACCCCTAGCTCAAAGGGATGATGCACACTGAGTGACTCGGTATGGAGCGGATTATTTTACAGCATGAGGTTAAACTAGCACCTGACAGAAAAGACTGAACAGAGCTACCGCTCCTCACTGGGTCGTGCTAGGCTATTTTGTGTTGTAACGTGAGCCTGGATAAAGGCAACAGTAGCAGAGCCGTCACTTTATTCTATTATCATGCCTCCACTGGCTGGCATTCGGTCTACTCTGAGTGGCCCACTTTAGCTACCAGCCTGAGGTCACAATAAAATGAGTGTAGTAAACAGTTGTTTTGGTAGTAATACAACGTACAGTTTGTGGTTGTGAACTTTGATGTTACTGAACTGCCCCACATTCATTGTGACACTATGTATGTTAAACAAAGTACCAACCCTTTCTTTAAGAGGCATATTTATAGGAAATCTCCgaatgttgttttggtttttggaacTTTCATCTAACTTATTTTCACTGAGCAGACAAAAGCTATTTTTAAACTGTGATTCTGTCACAATATGAAGTGGAAGAGAGAATCTACTGTGCATTTTCAGTGGGTTGCATAGCCAGGAATCAAACCCAAAGCTACAAACCTTCTGTTGCAAGCTCCGGGTGATTCTCATTGGACTGAATTGGGGCCATCTTTGGGTCTGCTATCTAGTTCTATTATAAATCTATGGCTATATTACTAAAGCTGTTTGTGAGCTAGTGGCGCAAAAATGGCAGAATAAATGCAGTGAATGTTTCCCAATactaacatgctagcttgaGAGCTGTGAGTACTGAAACACTATGTTAGTTCTTTACATTCATTATGATTATGTAAGGTGTTTTCTTAAACGCGAATGAGACTTGAGATAATTGGTTACCAAAGACAACGTGATGCAAAGTACAAGTCATTCAGTAGCTAATCTAGTAGAACGAAGCACAACACCACAGCAGTGAGCAGTAACTGTCGGGCTGGGAAGCCTTTCAGGACTGAGGTATAATTGTGACTGCTATTTTGctttttcacttcatttgagttgtttatttttctataaaTAACAGTGAATGGTCATCTTTTAATCAGTATAGTCAGTCAGTGCATGTTCATTTAGAGGAGTGATGATGGAGGGAGGCCTGAAGGGAGCCAGCGGGTTTgctattttcaaaaatgtagcTTGCTCTTTCTAGtttctcagcagcagttttcagCTGTGGTTGGCTTTGTATAAGTGCATTATCTCAAAAGTATGTTGAAGTACCTTAAGATGTCACTTTAAATAAAACCACATACAGTAATTGTGTTTGCTACcatgttgaaataaaatatcGGTCTCCGCTCATTGAAACACTGTCAAAATCTCATCTCATCACGTACCTTTTACAACAAGCCTTGCAGACGTCTTCAAATGCTCCACAGAGAACGTAAAGGTGGCCGTGTCCTCTACTGATAGGTTAGAGATAGTCAGGCTGTGGACTTGTCCTTTGGCACTCATACGGAAGTGACTTGTCGGCTTAAGCTGGATTCCGTTTCTCATCCAGGTGCCGGTGACTTGGGGATGGGAGAGCTCAACCTCAAAAGATGccgtttctctctctgtggttttaATGTCCATCAGTCCTctcttgattttgatttttcgaGCTGTAAGAAAAGTTGCAGAGCTGTGTAGTAGGCATCACAGTAGTCCAACAAGTGCATTTAGCTATCTACTTAatgggtattttttttgttgtagtcAAACAAAGGTCATGTTTGAAAGATTGGCCCCAGctacaaatattttcattccGCTTGAACAGGGAGCAGACGTGGTGTCCATTTTCTGTTACGAAATAGGCTTGGAGTCTGATCTGCACACAGCAGTCTGCAGTTAAACAATACAAGCTGGCACACATCGACAAGCCGATATTTCAGTCATTTGAGTATGGGGCTTTACACAAAAGCCAGCTTTgaaactgccaacatttttcaCTTATTCTAACACAGACGAGAATTCCCTGTGGAAAAAAGGAGTGTTTATTTTGGAGACCTGATGACAACAACCTTAGTTTTGAAGGCCAGGGTGTAAATTTAGATGCAATGAGAGGAGATCCAAATTCATAGGAGGTGCCAACAGCAGCCTGAAGTCCTGACTTTCCCCTGCCCGCCCACACTAGTGTTGAAAGAACAGCCTTTAATTCACCCACTGGCCTGTGGATCATAGGACTGAGAAACATAAGAAGcatgcacaaagaaaaacaagcataaGTACGTCTTAATCACGACAAGATGCCCAGTTTTATAGTGTGTCAAGCTTGCTTGATTTCCAGAGTTTCAAATGGTGCTTCTTTGTAGGAAAACTTTACTTTGCTAAATGTAATTCTGTATGTCATATCTCATGTTGTTATTCAGGCCCTTCCTTTAAAACTGTCATCTTATTTGCCTTTGACACAGCTAATGAAATCATCAGGGCTTTATTGATCCTGTGTCAATAAAGAAACCCTGCACTGAAAGTCAGCCTGGGCTGTAAGTCTATCACCTGTTTGTTGCCATCATGTTCCTGTAAAAGTGCCACCCTGGTCCCTAGTCACTCAAATTACTCTTACTCAGTTAATTGAGCTTTGCCTTCACAAGAAGCAGTGATGGTGGGTGTGCAAGAGGTGGCCCCGTCAGCAACGGtggtaaacaaacaacaacagggcATAGTGAGAACACGTGCACACTCACGTTCCACAGTGAGCTGGGCTTGCGTGCGGTCATGGAGGGTTTCACAGCTGTAGGTGCCTCGGTCAGACATGGACAGTTTGTGGATGGTGAGACTGTGTTTTAGGCCCTTGTGTTTCAGTGTATACTTGGGTCCAGGGTGGATCAGCACCCCTTGCCGCATCCACTGCAACTCTTCCGAATCCAGACTCACCTCCACCTCTAGAGTTGCCTCACTGTACTCTTCAGCTACAACTGGTGTCATTTTCTTGGCAAACAGCACCTGTTGCTCTAATAATGAATTTGAGGGGTTGTTACAACACAATCAACACTCTAGGTATGATTACAATGCATTAATGTTAAATCTGCATGACAAGGGAAGacccagacaaaacaaagaacaatatcAACCAAAGAAAATCAGCAGAGTTACACTGCAAGCTCAAGCACAGAGAGCAAGCAAAATCTCTGAGGAGCCTTGCCCCCCTGCAGTGTCGCATACCCAAAAACCACTGAGCCACTTGTCTCTGTCAGTTACCAGAGGAATTCTAACAGTAGAAGCTGCTAAGCACTAGCCGTCAAAACGCCTCTTCAACAATTTAAACTTTTCTGAAAGGGTCATTATTAAACACATTCAGTGTATGCTTATGTGATACCAACATATACAGCCATTCAAATTCTCCTTTATGTTTGCATTGACTCTAGTGCTGCAGAAAATAGCCCACAGTTGAAAATATGGTGATAACTACCGGCGAGAAGAGGGTATTGGACAGTAAATGGTTGTTGCATGTTGTGACTTCTGTGATTCATTGAGACAAATGTATATAATTATAGTGTTTATGGATGGGGCAACAACTCACCTTGAACCTTGAGTTCTGCCTCTGATACCAACCCCTCTGCATCAGCTGTCACTTTGCCGCTATCTGAAACCATGCAGTTGTGGATGCAGAGCATGTGGCATAGTCCATTGCTTGAAATGACAGTGCGCTCATTTAGAGCAACTTGCTTGCCATTTAAGTGCCACACCAACTGAGTGTCCTCCGGTGAAACCACACATTTAAATACTGCATCTTCTCCCTCACAGACCGTGATGTTACGGAGCTCCGCTATGAACTCGACAACACGGGGAACTGAAGGCAAAGCATTGAGCCGAATTAGATTCATGTGCTCCAATTTTGTAAACATGgcacatttgaatttttaaaaactattttcattCCTCatgctttatttctttctcaGCCCTTGCTTTTAACTGGTATGACTCACTTACTTTCTACAGTGACAGTAGCGGAGGTCCTGTCATCTGTTGATTCACAGGCATACTCTCCAGCATCTTCTTCCATTAGCTGGTGGATGGTAAAGCTTCGCTCTCGACCTTGTGCTCGTATTGTGTGTCGTCGGCTTGGAGAGATCTCTTGGCCATCTTTCAGCCACTGGACATCTCCTTTGGGCTTGCTGATCTCACATCGTAAAATAAGGCTGCTGCCCTTCAGAGACGCAATGTTCTCCAGTGGTCTGATAAATCTTGCCTTCATTTCTGATGAGTAGAATAGAAATATAATTCCAGAGATGTTAACTTTATGACAGTTACAGGCAAGTCAATGTTAACATGGAGAAAGAGGTCACATTGTGCTTAGGAGAGCCAAATTCTTACCTTTGACTAAAAGACTGAAATACATCTCATCTGTGCTTGCGTCACAGACATATTCTCCAgaatctgacagctgcagaggatTAATGGTGAGCTTGTGGGTATTACCCTCACTGGAGATGTGAATGTTGTCCTCGTTCAATAGTTGGCCATCTTTCAGCCACCGAACATTAGCTCTTTCTCGGTTCACAGTGGCACACAGTGTAACACTCTCATTTTCATAGGCTGAGATGCTATCCTCATATGCTTCTTTATCCACGAAAGTTACTGGTGGTTCTGAGGAAAATGAGAGTTACATAGAAGTTACCTAAAATATTGAAACAGTGAGttcattaaacaaacaacaggaatTAAAATCTGAACcgtctttaaaaatgttaagcCTCACCTTGGACCTCAACAATTGTTATTAATTTGTCATCGATGGCGTCACAAATGTATCTTCCAGAGTCTGAAGGCTGAAGTCCAGAAAGAACAAGCTTCCTCACAACGTCATGGCTGTCAATTTGTATGCGAGTGTCTGGTTTCAGTATCTCGCCGTTGCATAACCACTGCACGGTGGCGTTGGGCCGAGAAACCACACATTCCAAAATAAGGTCATCTCCTGCTACCAGGATATGATGCTCTGGGTGGCCTGAGTTGCCAATGATCTGTACCGGAGGCTCTGAACATACAAGACATTGCATTACTTTCGTCCTGAGTCAAGGAACGACAGATAATGTCTGCATTACTAAACAAATGATTACCTTTGACAGTGATATAGAAGACCATTTTATCATCCACTGCATCACAGGTGTACTCTCCTGAATCCTTGAGCTCAGCATTTAGGACAACCAGTGATCGAAAAACACCTTGCTCCTCACTACAGTACCGCTCAGTGTCgtcaattaactgattatctTTGTACCAACTGACTGAGGCATTGGATCTCGATAGCTCACACACCAGAATGATATCATCAGACACTAGGAACTGCTTTTCCGTTTTTGCATCGGTTTTTCCAAGAATTTTTACAggtaaatctgaaaaaataaacaagaaaagaacaacattcCTTGAACAGAAAATCTTGGTATGCATTCTTGGCAAAAATTACACCTTTTGTTTCATAACCTACCTTGCACTTTCACGTTGAAATCCATCACATCATCCTTTGCATCACAGATATATTGCCCAGCATCCTCCAGTGTTAGTGAGTGAACGGTTAATTGACGCACAACCCCATCCTCCAGGATAGTAATATTTCTGGAGTCCTCTACTTCTTCCCCGTTCTTCTTCCAGGTGACCTCTGCATTTGATCTTGAAACCTCACAGTCTAGAACAAGACTCTCCCCAGCCACCTTCTCTACTCTGCTTGCCATCTTCCTTGGACGTACAAAGCGAACAGGAGGTTCTGTGCATTAAGAAACATTTGTGTTAGAAATGGATAAAATGATGACACAACAAGACATTCAGGTGTTTTACTCTGTCATTCTGTAGCTATCTTTACCTGCTATGTTCACGAAGAATGTCATGGAGTCATCTGCTGTATCGCAGACGTATTCAGCGGAATCTTTGACTGTAGTTTCAGGTATGATAAGTCTTCTGTACACGCCATCCACCTCTAGAATTAGGTTGTCATTCTCCTCCACTTCCAGTCCGTCTCGATACCAACGCACAACTGCATTAGGCCGGGAGATCTCACAGCTCAGCACCATCCTCTCAGAGGTCTGCTGGCACAGTTCCATTTGGGACTGACTTGGGGACACAATCCGCACTGGAGGTTCTGGAAAAGGGCGTTAACATCCAGTTTAGCCATCACTTATCAGTTCAATGAATCCTGCAAATAATCTGCACCGTTATCTAGTTGTCATATTGATACATATATATCCCCACAGGACCTGGATGAATCAGTCAACCCCTACCTTTGGCAACGTTAAAGGCGTGGGTATGCCTGGGAGCACCGGCATTTTCCATGGTCACAGAATGCTAATCCTCGCTGTTCAATTGGTATGGTGTATCATTCATTCACGAAGATTTAGTGTCGAGTGGATATAATTAACACTATGATTATTGCTCAGCCCACTTGACTAACTCTTCTTAAGCCTTTAAAGTGCCACGGGTACATTAGTATGATACTTTGTTACTTATGCTAGTGCCGTAGAGCACCAGAAATATCACTCATAATAGATAGGCTTTCCCTTTCATGATGGCAGGTTTTTCAACCCAAATCTTTTGCCTTTAGACATATTCAGACAACACTTTctgcaaacatgttttgtttgaagcATACTGATGCCttaaatgtgtgatttataAGAAATGGTCAAGGGTAGCTCCAAAATTATAAGGGGCAGCATAACCGCTTACTGTTGCTCACAGCACTGGAAGAGCTAATTTTTGCTATAGATATATTTTGGTGGTAGCAacaagctgctgttagcaattagctcagttagctgcggAGCTGATTTGCCCTTTAAGGTGACTGGAAAGTGCCCTCACTGCAACTTCTGATGACGGGGGGCCTAACCATGGGCAAGATGCCTCAAAAAGTCACTCCCATCAAATGCCAGTTTCATGACAGGGGATTCaatacagaggtgatttacagcagctctgaccaggattGACTCTGGGGACGAGAAGACACATTTGGAGGGAACAAGAGAGGTGTGAAGCGAGAGATTTGGGTATCAGCAATAATTCAAACGGcctgttttggtgagttttatttctttttaatgtcatgtttgaaGTAACTGTGTTTTACAATAAGTTACCAGGCAATGACGCTTGTCTTAGtttggtaaaaagaaaaatacttgaGTTCAGGGGTTGTATTCTTCTTTTTAGCAAAGTAGATAGGAGTAGACAGAATCAATAATGTCTTGATATTTTgtaagtttagttttttttttgtttatttattagacTAAGTAGTGAAACTCTGAACATATAAGagctgaaactacaggggcTAATACCTCTTGCAGCATCAGTAGACATCATTACAAGATAATACATCATATTGTCTTTGACTAAACagcaacactgttgtttcttcacactctgctgaTTATGTTGGATCAATGGTTGAATtgaaaatatacacatatatgtactACATATGTAGCATTTACCTGTAATATTAAGGTGAAAGAATATTGAATCGTCAGCTGTATCACAGACGTATTCTCCAGAATCTTCAACTCCACTGGAAAGAATCTTTAGTCGTCGGTAAGGGCCTTCAATCTTGAGCTTGATGTTCTCACTCTCTTGCAGCTTTTGACCGTCTTTGTACCAGCTAACAACACCGTTGGGACGAGACAATTCACAGCTCAGAATAATTTCCTCAGGGACGTGACGCTCAAGATGGACATCCTCCTTGGGGAAGACTATCATCACCGGTGGTTCTGTGGAGGAAGAATATATGaaatttgaaacattttctttttcacatttcaataTAGGTAAGGTGAATTTAAGTAATGTTTTGTGAGGATTTTATTCATTCCATTTTTAGAGAAGTTTTCAGAAGCTATTGTATTACCTCGTATGTTGACCTtgaacattaaaatgttgtctCCTGCGCGGCATGTGTATGTGCCCGTGTCAGATAGTTGGGCTGAATGTATAGTCAGATTCCTCTTGGTGCCTTCTGCTTGCATTGTAACATTATCACTTGGTTGCATTTCAGTTCCATCTTTGTACCACTGGACAACACCATCAGCCCTTGATAGTTCGCACGACAGAACAAGCTGTTCTTGTTCCACGACACTCTTGAAAAGGTCCTCCTCTGGGACATCAGCAAATGTTACCGGTGGCGCTGCAGAAGACATTACAAAATAGAAGTAAGTCATTGCTTGAAAGTTGCATTCATTGTTTATGCTCATGCATGCAGCAGCTCTAAGGTCAGGTCTTCACAGCTTAGACATGCTGATCTCAAGCCTTGCTATCCACTGTAGATAACATAATCAGATCAGTGGTTGTTAATCCACTTTTGAagcaagatgaaaaaaatcaattgaagCAGTGCGCTTACATAAAGCAAGTACCATAGTtggacaaaacaatgaattcaaCAAAATACATGTTAGACACTAGCCATAAATGTGAAGCACGTATATGAAAACACCCAAATGTTTGATGAAATTAAGACACTTAGAAGGCTATGATGAATATGATGATGATCAGGTTTTGCTACCTTCTTAGAAATGAGAGCTCATGAAGGTGCATATGACTCTACAATGACATGTGCCAAGAAAAAGCTTAGCATATCACCTTTCACCTCCACAAAGTAATCGTTGAAATCtgagtcatcatcatcatcagttttaCAACTGTACACTCCAGAGCATGAAGACGTGGCCGACTTCGTAACCAGTGTCCTCTCATTGCCCTCTGAATCGACGTTTATTCCCAATTCTGGCAAGAGTTTTGTCCCATCATCATACAGGCATGTCTGGTTTGTGGGGTCTGAGATCTCACACTGCAGATTGATCGGGCTGCCTGCTTCAATAGACTCACTCCTTTCAGCTTCTGGAACAGCTAAGaatcaaactggtgctatagGAATTTCAATCCACTGAACAGATTCAGATTTGCTATGCTATGCagtaacatatttaaaaatgtatattctaAAGGCTGCAAAACTGACAATTTTGTGATTAAAGGAACCAGTGGTGTTTAACACGTTTGGTATAATAAAGTCTGTGCCTACTAAGGTTGACACTGAAATCAAGTAGTTACTTTGACATTGCTAAAGTCATGGACGCACATGCAATCTGGTGATTGGTGATAAGCGACCTGTTTCACATTGCACAAGATCATTTGATCCCATGTGCAGTCCTTGGTGCAGTCTTAAGCCACCACCAGGCCCTTAAAGAACAAATAGTCAACAACTTCAAGTCGGAAAGGGCCTTGCAGTATTTGATTCTTACGGCAAGAAATTCATTCAGCTACATATTCTGATAGTTAAATAGAAATCTATCGATAGCAAATAATCTCTTATCCTTAATGTACTTATCATGATCAAATTTAAGTAAACTGTTACAACATTACATTTGTCCACCAAAAGTATACATTAGTTGTAAACAAGTATTAGGACACATGAtcttaatgaataataaagtgTTGAAGCCTAAGTTGGTCTAATCACCAAACATAGGCTGAAAGAAGTTAGTGATTATGACAAGACTCAAAATACTTAGATCACCTGCAACATCCACCTTGAATTCTATATGGTCATCTGCGGCCTCACAGCTGTACAGCCCAGAGTGTCTGACTTCTGCTGACTTAATAACCACCGctctcagtttttcttttgtttggatTTCATAGTCACTCTTTGGAAGTAGCTGTTCTCCATCCTTATGCCAATAGACTTTGGCAGTTGGCTCAGAgacttcacactgcagcataaTTGGGCAGCCTGCTTCAATGAATTTGTTTCTTGCGACCTCTGGTAGTGCTGAGAACCTCACAGGAGTTTCTGGGGGGGTATTATAAGATTACAGAGTACCGCTGTTAAGCTGTCAGAACTTCCTCTAACAAGCAGTGATGTGTACATCAAATTTTTGTTGATGTGATGATTTTAGCACAAACAGATGTGAGCTCTGTGTTTTCGTACGTAAGAATGGTTTTGCAAATGTACAGGTACatttaaagataattaaaaCTGAACACAAGCAAATCACCTTCGATTTCCACATGGAATGTCACTACATCATCAATGAGGCTACAGCTGTAGAGGCCAGAGTCAGAGACCTTAGCAGAATTAATCATTAGTTTTCTTAGGCTGCCGTCTCTTTTCATATCAAGGCCAGTTCTGCAAAAAAGCTCCACCTCATCTTTAAACCAGGAAACCTGGGCAACGGGGTCTGAAACCTCACATTGGAGGATAATTGGACAACCAATTGCAATCATCttgtatttttctgattgtGGGATTGGCATGATCTGTGGCGATCGGCCTAAGAGAAGGGGATAACAAGGGTTTTGGATAAGAGATGAATTGACTTtaacaaacattcaacaaaacATACTGCCCAGCCAGTCATACCAAATAATAAGATAGAGGTGgtgtaaatgttaaaagataGTAAGCATAGAAATAAATCACCTTTTACTTCCACTGTAAATGTGATGGTGTCATCTGATGTTGAACATTCATAGGTGCCACCATGTGTATCTTCAGCTGAATGGATGTGTAGTGTCCTTGTCAGACCATCTGACTGAATTTCCATATTGTGTTGTGGTAGGAGTTTCGTCCCATCCTTGTACCAGTCAACATGAGCAGAAGGATCATGAGAGAGTTCACAGCTGAGGACAATGGGAGAGCCTTCTTGGACGGACTTGTTCCTGTCACTTTCTTCAAGGTCTGAGAACTTCACAGGTAGTGCTAAAGGTTTCAGATATTGCAGAAAGAGTGTCTTAATATACTTCATACATATAATTTCTTGAAGAATTTcaggacaaaacaacaaaacacacaacaacaaaaacacaactggcTTGACAAAGACAGT is part of the Acanthopagrus latus isolate v.2019 chromosome 9, fAcaLat1.1, whole genome shotgun sequence genome and encodes:
- the obsl1b gene encoding obscurin-like protein 1 isoform X7 — protein: MDVFGGAPRFLAYPRPVVVQSGTDAVLKCQIGGDPRPAVIWERNNEKIDPQGRYRVFEDGNVYNLIISAVTTEDSGQYICKAKNSIGETYAAATLKVEGEAQEMELREENKPRFLIKPLSTRVGRGEDAAFSCKLWGNPRPEVVWEKDGRKLNEIFESTHFSVGYQDGGWFQLKIFKTRAPDGGVYTCKARNEFGEALAGAVLLVDAGPGHEDEGNRNGYTNGHWKGLGKQRIGRQVPNRLRDDTMTKSTKVKMFAVTEGKHAKFRCFVTGKPKPEIIWRKDGRLILSGRRYLLYEDREGYFTLKVLYCKQKDNGVYVCAASNTAGQTLSAVHLSVKEPPVRFKQPLIDLEVWERDLAVLECEVPEDSVPITWYLEDRRLQPGAKYGMEEWGTKRRLTIRDIGVDDDGIYLCEMPDGGRSIAEVAVKGTILRKLPRKVDVLEGENAAFCVEVEKEEMDIHWYKDGVELRETHQTILKSFGRTHILVFVNTMPQDSGLVTFLVGRSKTSSQLRVKAARHCPPSCPVSVQINTERANAALLSWVPAQDSRKNPPSGYVLERQEVGTGSQEWLQCLTTDSATSVEILGDSVPCEADYRFRICSVNKYGKSNNVEFPKAVHLVPVARIQAPLQDALVPEGQDALFSIELSASVIGTWFLNGTQLQEDERFSMRRTRTHQSLRIRGVRDTDNGAEITFIAYGIRDSAALYIQAPLVKFSSLSEMDRNKFVEVGNPIVLYCELSDPAAPVHWYKNGVELQTIEGLHIQSEGTMRRIVIQSAEFSHSGVYCCDAIDDVIRFNVEVEAPPVRFSAIPDAERNKTIQKGYPIVLRCELSDPSAQVHWYKDGSKLHPQTGVDFQTDGLERKLIVQSADFFHSGLYCCKTKGDTITFSVDIKAPPVTITTLGEAERNKSVEVGEPIVLRCEISDPNAHVTWCKDGIKLHDAAGQDMLAEGSIRTLAFQSVMPSHTGVYSCKTTDDEVQFHVDVKAPPQTFSALSEADQNKMVMAGCPIALQCELSDSTGQVSWYKDGTKLLPQNGVDLQAEGNLRSLVVPSAERAHTGIYRCESKDDDIQFAVEVKALPVKFSDLEESDRNKSVQEGSPIVLSCELSHDPSAHVDWYKDGTKLLPQHNMEIQSDGLTRTLHIHSAEDTHGGTYECSTSDDTITFTVEVKGRSPQIMPIPQSEKYKMIAIGCPIILQCEVSDPVAQVSWFKDEVELFCRTGLDMKRDGSLRKLMINSAKVSDSGLYSCSLIDDVVTFHVEIEETPVRFSALPEVARNKFIEAGCPIMLQCEVSEPTAKVYWHKDGEQLLPKSDYEIQTKEKLRAVVIKSAEVRHSGLYSCEAADDHIEFKVDVAAPPVTFADVPEEDLFKSVVEQEQLVLSCELSRADGVVQWYKDGTEMQPSDNVTMQAEGTKRNLTIHSAQLSDTGTYTCRAGDNILMFKVNIREPPVMIVFPKEDVHLERHVPEEIILSCELSRPNGVVSWYKDGQKLQESENIKLKIEGPYRRLKILSSGVEDSGEYVCDTADDSIFFHLNITEPPVRIVSPSQSQMELCQQTSERMVLSCEISRPNAVVRWYRDGLEVEENDNLILEVDGVYRRLIIPETTVKDSAEYVCDTADDSMTFFVNIAEPPVRFVRPRKMASRVEKVAGESLVLDCEVSRSNAEVTWKKNGEEVEDSRNITILEDGVVRQLTVHSLTLEDAGQYICDAKDDVMDFNVKVQDLPVKILGKTDAKTEKQFLVSDDIILVCELSRSNASVSWYKDNQLIDDTERYCSEEQGVFRSLVVLNAELKDSGEYTCDAVDDKMVFYITVKEPPVQIIGNSGHPEHHILVAGDDLILECVVSRPNATVQWLCNGEILKPDTRIQIDSHDVVRKLVLSGLQPSDSGRYICDAIDDKLITIVEVQEPPVTFVDKEAYEDSISAYENESVTLCATVNRERANVRWLKDGQLLNEDNIHISSEGNTHKLTINPLQLSDSGEYVCDASTDEMYFSLLVKEMKARFIRPLENIASLKGSSLILRCEISKPKGDVQWLKDGQEISPSRRHTIRAQGRERSFTIHQLMEEDAGEYACESTDDRTSATVTVEIPRVVEFIAELRNITVCEGEDAVFKCVVSPEDTQLVWHLNGKQVALNERTVISSNGLCHMLCIHNCMVSDSGKVTADAEGLVSEAELKVQEQQVLFAKKMTPVVAEEYSEATLEVEVSLDSEELQWMRQGVLIHPGPKYTLKHKGLKHSLTIHKLSMSDRGTYSCETLHDRTQAQLTVEPRKIKIKRGLMDIKTTERETASFEVELSHPQVTGTWMRNGIQLKPTSHFRMSAKGQVHSLTISNLSVEDTATFTFSVEHLKTSARLVVKEPPVTIFRKLEDQRFPDGAVISIECELSRHNVDVKWMKNGVEVKPGKDLRIYAMGRKRFLQIVKCNVSDSGIYTCDAGDATTSCTVEVYERELLIQQGLEDLDIQEDQNAVFVCEISVEDVPGEWYKNGERIQPTSTIKIRQEGTKHFLLMCNVRAEDSGEIKFVARHVESVAYLEVEELPVNIVKPLQDKTALEKSRVILDCTVSNPRCSIRWYKGVNVILPSERFEICSEGGYRKLIIQQVALEDEGTYSVQVGEYSCSAKLTVEAQSLLMVRELKDVEVMAPDDACFECEVSAPVTKAPVWRLNGEPLQSSSQVRLEKMGTVHRLTLLQTSPDMSGAVEFTSGKATSTAQLRVLSDP